The genomic window GTTGGTGcatttataaaacaatacaaGTTTCTTAAGGATATCACTCGGGATAAATAAGTGATTATAATTGTAAAACCTAccattataaaattttagattaaactttaattgacaaattctcttctttaaaaatagattatacaTTCAAACTTGGTTTACAAgccatttattaaaaaaaagataagaaaaaaaaaacaatgaaatgaaGTCATTCATATGTTAAAAACATTTACCTAGattcttttttccaagtcaactagtttactttttttttaaaaaaaaaaaaaaaaaaaacaaacaaacaaggccTCTCAAGACCTTTCTTACCtatgaatgattattttttattgttcaggACCGCTAGGTACCTCAAGGAGGGTGAGAAAACCTCGCAGATGGCTTtggagggggaaaaaaaaagctccTTTTAACTGGATTGACCATAAGACCGCTTAGCGAGTTCTAAGAGATTATTTCTGCAacgcaaggaaaaaaaaacgaaattaTTTGTGCAacgaaattatatatatatatatataacaaagaaaaattaacatttatatgACATCTGATTTCAACTGATTCACACGTAATGCTCAACCAAAACAATATGGCCTCTGGGAGCAGGAAAGGTGGCTCTCCCTTCAGTGGTGGCGATCTCTCTTTTAAAGAATGACGTAAAGAACACCCTGAGAGTATTTCAGGGTTCATTAATCAAGCTTGAATTAATCTTATCAGCCTGATTGCTAATGACTCTAATCTTACCAAGCTTGCATTGGATTACTAAATTCCCATTGAGTTCCCAAAGAACACCCTAAGAGCACTTTGACTCATATTTCTACATTTTAGGGTTAGGGCAGGTCCCCATCTAGTTAGTTTCGTACCAATCAGCGTGCTTGATTGAGGAATAAGGACTTCAACAACAAGGACAACGACTTGGACAAAATCATGAGAAAAggttaaaacatttatttagttttggtACAAGTAGTTCTCCAGCTTAAGAAAAGGATTTGCCAGCTGTTGACTGCGTGATGTAACCACACATTTCCTGAATGGAACGACTTGCGTAATGGTAACTGTGGCGGAATTCGTTCTTGCAGAACGATGCCTCATTAACCAAAGAGTCTAAGCAGGCTTAGCATATGCTATTTGATTTCATCAGAAATCAAatacataaaatcttaaaacctttgaaaaacaaaaatactaggagccaaaaggaaaaagaaaatatatatatatgtacataAAACTCTCGAGGTCAACACACACCCCAAAACTATTCACCGGCGTTTAAACTTGACTATCCGGCCTCAGCCGATCAAATGATCGTTCACCAACGTCGTCATTGTTGCTGTTTCTGTTGCTATTGTCAATCCCAAGAAACAAACGATCAAATGGTGATTTAAAGGACCTTGCAGACTTCAGGAAATTCTTCGGTGGAGTAGCATTCACCCCATCACTAGTACTCTCATCCTTTGATGGAACCGAGCCGGTTCTGCATATAAAAGGTGGGGTCATTGTCAAACCCTGACGGTCAGGCGGTCTTCCTTCTTGGTCCAATTGTTCATGATAAAAGAGATTCTTGCTTCGCCCAGCACCTCCACTTCGGCTCCTGTAACCTCTTCTTGGACTCATAGCTCTAGAAAATGACCCGCAACTCTTTGTACGGTTCAAGCGAGAGTTTATCAACTGATTATGAACCTCTTGCGGTAACCTTAGAGTAAATCGTTCGCGATTCTCTTCCGATTGAATCAATGaattattgattgaatttgatctCGAAATTAATGCATTTAACCGCCAACCTGTTGACCATGATTGAAGTGGCCTGTTTTGATTGACTGGGCTTGACAAATTCATATTTGGAGATCTTGTGATTTGTTGTCGCCCCTCTCTTGTAATTTCATTGCGGATATGAATTTGAACTTCATTTTGTGTCTCATCAGGGACATTATCGTGGCTATCCGGTTCAACCAAGTCATTTTTCGGGTCGTCAACATGAACCGGATTGAATGGCAAGTCGCCCGGTTTTGGAACCAAATTGGCGCGGCAAACCGGGCAGGTGACATGGGAGGTGAGCCAGGCGTCGATACAATCAGGATGAAACACGTGGCTGCACTTCGGAATCAAACGCAGCGTTTGGTCATCTTCGAACTCGATTAAGCAGACGGCACATTCTAGGGAGCCTTCGCCAATTTTAAGACCTTTGACTGTAGAATAAAGGAAAGTAGGGAAGGTGTCGATGACCTCCTGCTCAAGGCCGTGATTTCCCCTCCAAGACCCGCGCCCTGCGCCTGCGAATGCGGCAGGGTCAAAGCGAGTCCCGCGAAACCTTCGATCGGCACACTGTCGGACGTAGACAGAGAAAAAGCCcagtaaaaagaaaacacttacAAGAACCACCATGAGTATTGCCATCAACGGATTGACTTTCGGTTGCGGCGTGGAATTCTGGTTATCGGGTGTTGGTGGTGGAGGCATTGAAGAATTACGTGCAGGCTGTGCAATAGAAAACTGCGAAGTATAGAGAAGGAGCAAGACCATGAGGAGGGCATGATTGAAGCCCAAGAGTTGGAGAAATGAAGGGGTGTGAGTTGTCATCAGGAATTGTTTAGCGTGAGTAATTGCTACTGTTTTGAGGTTTCGTCgggtttaatgattttgatggttGCTCAAAggcaaagaaaagaataagGGGCTCTAATAAAGGCGAGAGCAGCATCATCATTCAACtgtcataaacaaaaaaacaaaaaacgcagagagagagaggtggcgCTATACTGCAATGGTAGAGAGAGAAGAAACATTGAATATGGAGGGGTTGTTGGGTTTCGAAGAAGGAAAGGCCTGTTGTGGTTTGGGATTTTTGACTTTGAGCTCCAGGGACCCACATGAGAGCTATAGGATTGTATCAAGTTACCACGTAGGAGTAGTTTGATTGGGTTTGagaaatggataaaaaataaaaataaaaataaaaaatcccatTGAGAATATTAACTCCATTACACAAATCAAGAAGTGATAATTTTGATCCACCTAAATCCATGGTGGACTTGTCATTTGTGGCCTCCAACTTTCACAGTAAATTGTCGATCTTATCAAAGGATTTGTAGCAACTAGCTAGCCGGTGACCGGCAGAAATGCTAAACTTATTCGTGATCAGTCTTATGCATTAGAGCTTCTAGATGATTTGGTTTTGGTAATCCAAGCCTGTCTCCATGCCCCTAACCCTAAGTTGATCAAACGAAAAACTAAATCGGATCTcgctttccttgtttatttattcctGACTCTTATCCATGACTAAAACACATTTACAGGGTACAACACTGCTTGCGCCTCCCCTGGTTAACGATATCTACGTTCGCTTTGCAGGCTCcgggtgatttttaaaaaatatatatattgtaacaaATATCCTAGACAGAGAGAAtggtaaagaataaaaaatatccacATTCGAATTTCTTTGTAAagaataacttgtttttttacaaaatatatggTAACAAATAtcccatatatattttaattgtaaagaataaaaaatagtatttttttcaaaaaaaaatataaggaaaaacaagaaaaaactaaaaaaattattacaaaaaatagtaataaataaaccaagtgtaaaatataaaaaaatatcaagtaaaaaaaaaattataaaacaaacttgtttttttaaaaaaaatacaaaacctgaaaattacataatatttatcacCGCGCTACAGTACCCGCTAttataaaatactattatataatattttgtaaCAAATATCGTCGATCACTGCCATAATTTGTATTGGAATATCATATCCATTTGTTtcgataaattaaaaacttgtgCAAAATAtcctagagagagagaaatcaaagaaaaggaaataacttGGATTTTTAAAGTCGAGCTCCACTCCTCGTTCAATCAGTCTTATTTCCATCTCTCCAAAAGGTTTTCAGATAAAAAGACAAAGGGGCAACGATAAACAGAGTTTCGTGGCTGCTGTGTCACGCacattttattaaacaaaattctCATGGCTAGAATAAGATTAGGCAATTATCCCACTCAATGgacatttatattcaaaataaaacaagatgtCAGGACAGCTAATTAATTGATCCCTTAGCCCAACCTGACCGCCAAGAAgtgatcaaatatatatatattcactgtCACATAATTTTGAAAACACACACgcgcacacatatatatatatgtgtgtgtgtgtgtgttttcaaaattatgtgacagtgaatatatatatatatatatatgtgtgtgtgtgtgtgttttcaaAATTATGTGACAGTGAAAGACTACttgttcagattttttttcttctattatatCACGgctcaaataatttatttaaattgagcAACTCTTGCAAGTTCAGATGAGATTTCCTTGAAGACCTCGGCTTCATACAATAATATACGCCATTGACCTTTTCTTCCTATTTTAAAAGAATGAttattatataatcattaaacaAAGAAcacataataattattatatgggCAAAAGAGGCTGTAAATATAAGCTCTAAATtgacaagttttattttttctgaaaataatgATAGTTAAGTTTGCCTTTTGGGAGATTTACAAAGCTTTAAATAAGACAGAAACTCTatcttaaccaaaaaaaaattcaaaactataaaaaaaatcataaaattcaaaaataacataaaatctgaaaataataagaaaaatcacaaaaaaacaccaaaataaagCCCTGGGACGAGATTTGAGATATCTAAAGATCCGATATCTTGTAAGAATTTGAGGGCGACCCAATGGTtagataaaacaaatatagttcTTTTAACCTGTTATTTTGGTTTGGC from Populus trichocarpa isolate Nisqually-1 chromosome 5, P.trichocarpa_v4.1, whole genome shotgun sequence includes these protein-coding regions:
- the LOC7486572 gene encoding E3 ubiquitin-protein ligase ATL15; the encoded protein is MTTHTPSFLQLLGFNHALLMVLLLLYTSQFSIAQPARNSSMPPPPTPDNQNSTPQPKVNPLMAILMVVLVSVFFLLGFFSVYVRQCADRRFRGTRFDPAAFAGAGRGSWRGNHGLEQEVIDTFPTFLYSTVKGLKIGEGSLECAVCLIEFEDDQTLRLIPKCSHVFHPDCIDAWLTSHVTCPVCRANLVPKPGDLPFNPVHVDDPKNDLVEPDSHDNVPDETQNEVQIHIRNEITREGRQQITRSPNMNLSSPVNQNRPLQSWSTGWRLNALISRSNSINNSLIQSEENRERFTLRLPQEVHNQLINSRLNRTKSCGSFSRAMSPRRGYRSRSGGAGRSKNLFYHEQLDQEGRPPDRQGLTMTPPFICRTGSVPSKDESTSDGVNATPPKNFLKSARSFKSPFDRLFLGIDNSNRNSNNDDVGERSFDRLRPDSQV